The Glycine max cultivar Williams 82 chromosome 12, Glycine_max_v4.0, whole genome shotgun sequence genome window below encodes:
- the LOC100786696 gene encoding G-type lectin S-receptor-like serine/threonine-protein kinase At4g27290 isoform X2, which yields MAMLTIFLLVSKLIFFFSKFAAATDTINQFESLEDNTTLVSNDGTFELGFFIPGSTSPNRYLGIWYKNIPIRTVVWVANRETPIKDNSSKLNITPEGSLVLLNQNKTVIWSANPTTKGVVVVAQLLDSGNLVLRDEKDTNPENYLWQSFDNPTDTFLPGMKLGWDLKKGLNTVLTAWKNWDDPSPGDFTDITLRTNYPEEVMWKGTTKYWRSGPWDGTKFSGNPSVPSNAIVNYTIVSNKDEFYATYSMTDKSIISRIVMNQSLYVRQRLTWNTDSQTWRVSSELPGDLCDHYNTCGAFGICVAGQAPVCKCLDGFKPKSPRNWNQMNWNQGCVHNQTWSCREKNKDGFTKFSNVKAPDTERSWVNASMTLGECRVKCWENCSCMAYANSNIRGEGSGCAIWIGDLLDIRLMPNAGQDLYIRLAVSETEIITGIEAKSNESQQEDFELPLFDLVLIAQATDHFSDHKKLGEGGFGPVYKGTLPDGQEVAVKRLSQTSRQGLKEFKNEVMLCAELQHRNLVKVLGCCFQDDEKLLIYEYMSNKSLDVFLFDSSRSKLLDWPKRFCIINGIARGLLYLHQDSRLRIIHRDLKASNVLLDNEMNPKISDFGLARMCGGDQIEGETSRIVGTYGYMAPEYAFDGLFSIKSDVFSFGVLLLEIVSGKKNSRLFYPNDYNNLIGHAWRLWKEGNPMQFIDSSLEDSCILYEALRCIHIGLLCVQHHPNDRPNMASVVVLLSNENALPLPKDPSYLSKDISTERESSSENFTSVSINDVTISMLSDR from the exons ATGGCCATGCTTACTATTTTCCTTCTTGTCAGCAagctaatttttttcttctctaaatttGCAGCCGCAACAGATACCATTAACCAGTTTGAGTCACTTGAAGATAACACGACCTTGGTTTCAAATGATGGAACCTTTGAGTTGGGTTTCTTCATCCCAGGCAGTACGTCCCCAAACCGCTATCTCGGAATCTGGTACAAAAACATACCAATCAGAACCGTGGTTTGGGTTGCCAACCGTGAAACTCCAATTAAAGACAACTCCAGCAAGTTAAACATAACCCCAGAGGGCAGCCTTGTACTTCTCAATCAGAACAAGACCGTTATTTGGTCAGCAAACCCTACAACAAAAGGTGTCGTTGTGGTGGCACAACTGTTAGACTCAGGCAACTTGGTCCTAAGAGACGAGAAAGACACGAATCCTGAAAACTACTTGTGGCAGAGCTTTGACAACCCCACAGACACGTTTCTACCCGGAATGAAATTGGGATGGGACTTGAAGAAAGGCCTCAATACGGTCCTAACCGCTTGGAAAAACTGGGATGACCCTTCTCCAGGGGACTTCACAGACATTACTTTACGTACCAATTATCCTGAAGAGGTTATGTGGAAGGGCACAACAAAGTACTGGAGAAGTGGCCCGTGGGATGGGACCAAATTTAGCGGTAACCCCTCTGTCCCATCCAATGCAATAGTAAATTACACGATTGTGTCAAACAAGGATGAATTTtatgctacatatagcatgacTGATAAGTCAATAATTTCAAGAATCGTGATGAATCAATCACTTTATGTTCGTCAGCGTCTAACATGGAATACAGATAGTCAAACTTGGAGGGTGTCTTCGGAGTTGCCGGGTGATTTATGCGACCACTATAACACTTGTGGCGCATTTGGGATTTGTGTCGCTGGTCAGGCACCTGTGTGCAAGTGTTTAGATGGATTCAAGCCAAAATCACCTCGGAATTGGAACCAAATGAACTGGAATCAAGGGTGCGTCCACAACCAAACTTGGAGCTGCAGGGAAAAGAACAAGGATGGTTTTACAAAATTCAGCAACGTGAAGGCGCCAGACACTGAAAGATCGTGGGTTAATGCAAGCATGACACTTGGGGAATGCAGGGTCAAATGTTGGGAAAATTGTTCCTGCATGGCTTATGCAAATTCAAATATCAGGGGAGAAGGTAGTGGTTGTGCCATTTGGATTGGAGATCTCTTAGATATAAGACTGATGCCAAATGCTGGACAAGATCTGTATATTAGATTGGCGGTGTCTGAAACAG AGATCATCACTGGCATCGAAGCAAAGAGCAACGAAAGCCAACAAGAAGACTTTGAGCTACCTTTATTTGACCTTGTCTTAATAGCACAGGCCACAGATCACTTCTCAGATCACAAGAAGCTTGGCGAAGGTGGTTTTGGGCCCGTATACAAG GGAACATTACCAGATGGACAAGAGGTCGCGGTTAAGAGACTTTCACAAACATCTAGACAAggattaaaagaatttaagaatGAGGTTATGTTATGTGCTGAACTCCAACATCGAAATCTTGTTAAAGTTCTTGGATGTTGCTTTCAAGATGATGAGAAATTGCTCATATACGAATATATGTCCAACAAAAGCTTAGACGTCTTTCTTTTTG ACTCTAGTCGAAGTAAACTTCTTGACTGGCCTAAGCGTTTCTGCATTATAAATGGAATAGCTCGAGGACTACTTTATCTTCATCAAGACTCAAGACTAAGGATCATACACAGAGATCTTAAAGCAAGTAATGTTTTACTAGATAATGAAATGAATCCAAAAATTTCAGATTTTGGATTGGCTCGAATGTGTGGAGGTGATCAAATTGAAGGGGAAACAAGCAGAATAGTTGGTACATA TGGTTATATGGCACCTGAATATGCCTTTGATGGATTATTTTCCATTAAATCGGATGTGTTTAGTTTCGGCGTATTATTGCTAGAGATAGTAAGTGGCAAGAAAAATAGCAGACTCTTCTATCCAAATGACTACAATAATCTCATTGGGCAT gcATGGAGGTTGTGGAAAGAGGGAAATCCAATGCAATTCATTGACAGTAGTTTGGAGGACTCATGCATTCTATATGAGGCCTTGCGTTGCATTCATATTGGTCTTTTATGTGTGCAACATCATCCTAATGATAGGCCAAACATGGCCTCTGTGGTCGTATTATTGAGCAACGAGAATGCATTGCCTCTACCAAAGGATCCTAGCTACTTAAGCAAAGACATTTCAACAGAAAGAGAATCTTCTTCTGAGAACTTTACATCTGTTTCTATTAACGATGTCACTATCTCAATGTTGAGTGATAGATAG
- the LOC100786696 gene encoding G-type lectin S-receptor-like serine/threonine-protein kinase At4g27290 isoform X1, translating into MAMLTIFLLVSKLIFFFSKFAAATDTINQFESLEDNTTLVSNDGTFELGFFIPGSTSPNRYLGIWYKNIPIRTVVWVANRETPIKDNSSKLNITPEGSLVLLNQNKTVIWSANPTTKGVVVVAQLLDSGNLVLRDEKDTNPENYLWQSFDNPTDTFLPGMKLGWDLKKGLNTVLTAWKNWDDPSPGDFTDITLRTNYPEEVMWKGTTKYWRSGPWDGTKFSGNPSVPSNAIVNYTIVSNKDEFYATYSMTDKSIISRIVMNQSLYVRQRLTWNTDSQTWRVSSELPGDLCDHYNTCGAFGICVAGQAPVCKCLDGFKPKSPRNWNQMNWNQGCVHNQTWSCREKNKDGFTKFSNVKAPDTERSWVNASMTLGECRVKCWENCSCMAYANSNIRGEGSGCAIWIGDLLDIRLMPNAGQDLYIRLAVSETAQQSHDQKDNSNKKVVVIASTISSVIAMILIFIFIYWSYRNKNKEIITGIEAKSNESQQEDFELPLFDLVLIAQATDHFSDHKKLGEGGFGPVYKGTLPDGQEVAVKRLSQTSRQGLKEFKNEVMLCAELQHRNLVKVLGCCFQDDEKLLIYEYMSNKSLDVFLFDSSRSKLLDWPKRFCIINGIARGLLYLHQDSRLRIIHRDLKASNVLLDNEMNPKISDFGLARMCGGDQIEGETSRIVGTYGYMAPEYAFDGLFSIKSDVFSFGVLLLEIVSGKKNSRLFYPNDYNNLIGHAWRLWKEGNPMQFIDSSLEDSCILYEALRCIHIGLLCVQHHPNDRPNMASVVVLLSNENALPLPKDPSYLSKDISTERESSSENFTSVSINDVTISMLSDR; encoded by the exons ATGGCCATGCTTACTATTTTCCTTCTTGTCAGCAagctaatttttttcttctctaaatttGCAGCCGCAACAGATACCATTAACCAGTTTGAGTCACTTGAAGATAACACGACCTTGGTTTCAAATGATGGAACCTTTGAGTTGGGTTTCTTCATCCCAGGCAGTACGTCCCCAAACCGCTATCTCGGAATCTGGTACAAAAACATACCAATCAGAACCGTGGTTTGGGTTGCCAACCGTGAAACTCCAATTAAAGACAACTCCAGCAAGTTAAACATAACCCCAGAGGGCAGCCTTGTACTTCTCAATCAGAACAAGACCGTTATTTGGTCAGCAAACCCTACAACAAAAGGTGTCGTTGTGGTGGCACAACTGTTAGACTCAGGCAACTTGGTCCTAAGAGACGAGAAAGACACGAATCCTGAAAACTACTTGTGGCAGAGCTTTGACAACCCCACAGACACGTTTCTACCCGGAATGAAATTGGGATGGGACTTGAAGAAAGGCCTCAATACGGTCCTAACCGCTTGGAAAAACTGGGATGACCCTTCTCCAGGGGACTTCACAGACATTACTTTACGTACCAATTATCCTGAAGAGGTTATGTGGAAGGGCACAACAAAGTACTGGAGAAGTGGCCCGTGGGATGGGACCAAATTTAGCGGTAACCCCTCTGTCCCATCCAATGCAATAGTAAATTACACGATTGTGTCAAACAAGGATGAATTTtatgctacatatagcatgacTGATAAGTCAATAATTTCAAGAATCGTGATGAATCAATCACTTTATGTTCGTCAGCGTCTAACATGGAATACAGATAGTCAAACTTGGAGGGTGTCTTCGGAGTTGCCGGGTGATTTATGCGACCACTATAACACTTGTGGCGCATTTGGGATTTGTGTCGCTGGTCAGGCACCTGTGTGCAAGTGTTTAGATGGATTCAAGCCAAAATCACCTCGGAATTGGAACCAAATGAACTGGAATCAAGGGTGCGTCCACAACCAAACTTGGAGCTGCAGGGAAAAGAACAAGGATGGTTTTACAAAATTCAGCAACGTGAAGGCGCCAGACACTGAAAGATCGTGGGTTAATGCAAGCATGACACTTGGGGAATGCAGGGTCAAATGTTGGGAAAATTGTTCCTGCATGGCTTATGCAAATTCAAATATCAGGGGAGAAGGTAGTGGTTGTGCCATTTGGATTGGAGATCTCTTAGATATAAGACTGATGCCAAATGCTGGACAAGATCTGTATATTAGATTGGCGGTGTCTGAAACAG CTCAACAAAGTCACGATCAAAAAGATAATTCAAACAAAAAGGTGGTTGTGATTGCCAGCACCATTTCCTCTGTGATTGCtatgatattaattttcatattcattTACTGGAGctatagaaacaaaaataaag AGATCATCACTGGCATCGAAGCAAAGAGCAACGAAAGCCAACAAGAAGACTTTGAGCTACCTTTATTTGACCTTGTCTTAATAGCACAGGCCACAGATCACTTCTCAGATCACAAGAAGCTTGGCGAAGGTGGTTTTGGGCCCGTATACAAG GGAACATTACCAGATGGACAAGAGGTCGCGGTTAAGAGACTTTCACAAACATCTAGACAAggattaaaagaatttaagaatGAGGTTATGTTATGTGCTGAACTCCAACATCGAAATCTTGTTAAAGTTCTTGGATGTTGCTTTCAAGATGATGAGAAATTGCTCATATACGAATATATGTCCAACAAAAGCTTAGACGTCTTTCTTTTTG ACTCTAGTCGAAGTAAACTTCTTGACTGGCCTAAGCGTTTCTGCATTATAAATGGAATAGCTCGAGGACTACTTTATCTTCATCAAGACTCAAGACTAAGGATCATACACAGAGATCTTAAAGCAAGTAATGTTTTACTAGATAATGAAATGAATCCAAAAATTTCAGATTTTGGATTGGCTCGAATGTGTGGAGGTGATCAAATTGAAGGGGAAACAAGCAGAATAGTTGGTACATA TGGTTATATGGCACCTGAATATGCCTTTGATGGATTATTTTCCATTAAATCGGATGTGTTTAGTTTCGGCGTATTATTGCTAGAGATAGTAAGTGGCAAGAAAAATAGCAGACTCTTCTATCCAAATGACTACAATAATCTCATTGGGCAT gcATGGAGGTTGTGGAAAGAGGGAAATCCAATGCAATTCATTGACAGTAGTTTGGAGGACTCATGCATTCTATATGAGGCCTTGCGTTGCATTCATATTGGTCTTTTATGTGTGCAACATCATCCTAATGATAGGCCAAACATGGCCTCTGTGGTCGTATTATTGAGCAACGAGAATGCATTGCCTCTACCAAAGGATCCTAGCTACTTAAGCAAAGACATTTCAACAGAAAGAGAATCTTCTTCTGAGAACTTTACATCTGTTTCTATTAACGATGTCACTATCTCAATGTTGAGTGATAGATAG
- the LOC100786696 gene encoding G-type lectin S-receptor-like serine/threonine-protein kinase At4g27290 isoform X3, whose protein sequence is MAMLTIFLLVSKLIFFFSKFAAATDTINQFESLEDNTTLVSNDGTFELGFFIPGSTSPNRYLGIWYKNIPIRTVVWVANRETPIKDNSSKLNITPEGSLVLLNQNKTVIWSANPTTKGVVVVAQLLDSGNLVLRDEKDTNPENYLWQSFDNPTDTFLPGMKLGWDLKKGLNTVLTAWKNWDDPSPGDFTDITLRTNYPEEVMWKGTTKYWRSGPWDGTKFSGNPSVPSNAIVNYTIVSNKDEFYATYSMTDKSIISRIVMNQSLYVRQRLTWNTDSQTWRVSSELPGDLCDHYNTCGAFGICVAGQAPVCKCLDGFKPKSPRNWNQMNWNQGCVHNQTWSCREKNKDGFTKFSNVKAPDTERSWVNASMTLGECRVKCWENCSCMAYANSNIRGEGSGCAIWIGDLLDIRLMPNAGQDLYIRLAVSETAQQSHDQKDNSNKKVVVIASTISSVIAMILIFIFIYWSYRNKNKEIITGIEAKSNESQQEDFELPLFDLVLIAQATDHFSDHKKLGEGGFGPVYKGTLPDGQEVAVKRLSQTSRQGLKEFKNEVMLCAELQHRNLVKVLGCCFQDDEKLLIYEYMSNKSLDVFLFDSSRSKLLDWPKRFCIINGIARGLLYLHQDSRLRIIHRDLKASNVLLDNEMNPKISDFGLARMCGGDQIEGETSRIVGT, encoded by the exons ATGGCCATGCTTACTATTTTCCTTCTTGTCAGCAagctaatttttttcttctctaaatttGCAGCCGCAACAGATACCATTAACCAGTTTGAGTCACTTGAAGATAACACGACCTTGGTTTCAAATGATGGAACCTTTGAGTTGGGTTTCTTCATCCCAGGCAGTACGTCCCCAAACCGCTATCTCGGAATCTGGTACAAAAACATACCAATCAGAACCGTGGTTTGGGTTGCCAACCGTGAAACTCCAATTAAAGACAACTCCAGCAAGTTAAACATAACCCCAGAGGGCAGCCTTGTACTTCTCAATCAGAACAAGACCGTTATTTGGTCAGCAAACCCTACAACAAAAGGTGTCGTTGTGGTGGCACAACTGTTAGACTCAGGCAACTTGGTCCTAAGAGACGAGAAAGACACGAATCCTGAAAACTACTTGTGGCAGAGCTTTGACAACCCCACAGACACGTTTCTACCCGGAATGAAATTGGGATGGGACTTGAAGAAAGGCCTCAATACGGTCCTAACCGCTTGGAAAAACTGGGATGACCCTTCTCCAGGGGACTTCACAGACATTACTTTACGTACCAATTATCCTGAAGAGGTTATGTGGAAGGGCACAACAAAGTACTGGAGAAGTGGCCCGTGGGATGGGACCAAATTTAGCGGTAACCCCTCTGTCCCATCCAATGCAATAGTAAATTACACGATTGTGTCAAACAAGGATGAATTTtatgctacatatagcatgacTGATAAGTCAATAATTTCAAGAATCGTGATGAATCAATCACTTTATGTTCGTCAGCGTCTAACATGGAATACAGATAGTCAAACTTGGAGGGTGTCTTCGGAGTTGCCGGGTGATTTATGCGACCACTATAACACTTGTGGCGCATTTGGGATTTGTGTCGCTGGTCAGGCACCTGTGTGCAAGTGTTTAGATGGATTCAAGCCAAAATCACCTCGGAATTGGAACCAAATGAACTGGAATCAAGGGTGCGTCCACAACCAAACTTGGAGCTGCAGGGAAAAGAACAAGGATGGTTTTACAAAATTCAGCAACGTGAAGGCGCCAGACACTGAAAGATCGTGGGTTAATGCAAGCATGACACTTGGGGAATGCAGGGTCAAATGTTGGGAAAATTGTTCCTGCATGGCTTATGCAAATTCAAATATCAGGGGAGAAGGTAGTGGTTGTGCCATTTGGATTGGAGATCTCTTAGATATAAGACTGATGCCAAATGCTGGACAAGATCTGTATATTAGATTGGCGGTGTCTGAAACAG CTCAACAAAGTCACGATCAAAAAGATAATTCAAACAAAAAGGTGGTTGTGATTGCCAGCACCATTTCCTCTGTGATTGCtatgatattaattttcatattcattTACTGGAGctatagaaacaaaaataaag AGATCATCACTGGCATCGAAGCAAAGAGCAACGAAAGCCAACAAGAAGACTTTGAGCTACCTTTATTTGACCTTGTCTTAATAGCACAGGCCACAGATCACTTCTCAGATCACAAGAAGCTTGGCGAAGGTGGTTTTGGGCCCGTATACAAG GGAACATTACCAGATGGACAAGAGGTCGCGGTTAAGAGACTTTCACAAACATCTAGACAAggattaaaagaatttaagaatGAGGTTATGTTATGTGCTGAACTCCAACATCGAAATCTTGTTAAAGTTCTTGGATGTTGCTTTCAAGATGATGAGAAATTGCTCATATACGAATATATGTCCAACAAAAGCTTAGACGTCTTTCTTTTTG ACTCTAGTCGAAGTAAACTTCTTGACTGGCCTAAGCGTTTCTGCATTATAAATGGAATAGCTCGAGGACTACTTTATCTTCATCAAGACTCAAGACTAAGGATCATACACAGAGATCTTAAAGCAAGTAATGTTTTACTAGATAATGAAATGAATCCAAAAATTTCAGATTTTGGATTGGCTCGAATGTGTGGAGGTGATCAAATTGAAGGGGAAACAAGCAGAATAGTTGGTACATA